A single genomic interval of Streptomyces graminofaciens harbors:
- a CDS encoding transposase, whose protein sequence is MRCRIDFKYALGLDLEDPGFHHSVLSDFRDRLAEGDRADRLLGLALTRIRRAGLLKGRVTQRTDSTHVLSAARELTRLELACEAVRAVLEEVARDAPEVLDELVTAEWAQRYGRPVRLCSQPSHPVARLEQVGNDARELLGRLDARFPGGAPAQAKGLRTILLQHFLVDAKGRFRPRTKRDGRPPSRIQIESPYETEARWTRRGDTRWTGYLVHVTETCDEKRINVITDVATVVSSADSQALPGIHASLRRLRLLPDRHLVDGGYTSVAGMDAAACLHRVALIGPLPPSTTPQHRAGDGFGRENFIIDFDQREVTCPNGQASRNWQDLPVAEPTKVTVRFDARQCGRCPERAMCTPGPFRSLYFPTRRLHELQTKNRADQQDADWRRLYGRRSGAEGTIEEFTNGHRGRRCRYRGLAKTHVQHVLTALAINVERLSLQEPADGSYRPRPPTAFQQYLDARDLPRPLWWRQGK, encoded by the coding sequence GTGCGCTGCCGAATCGACTTCAAGTACGCCCTCGGACTGGACCTGGAGGATCCCGGCTTCCACCACAGCGTCCTGTCCGACTTCCGCGACCGGCTCGCCGAAGGCGACCGCGCCGACCGGCTACTGGGCCTCGCACTCACCCGGATCCGACGGGCCGGCCTGCTCAAGGGGCGCGTCACGCAGCGCACCGACTCCACCCACGTCCTGTCAGCAGCACGGGAGCTGACCCGCCTGGAGCTGGCGTGCGAGGCGGTCCGCGCCGTGCTGGAAGAGGTGGCCCGCGACGCGCCAGAGGTGCTGGATGAGCTGGTCACCGCCGAATGGGCCCAACGCTACGGCCGGCCGGTTCGCCTGTGCTCCCAGCCCAGCCACCCCGTCGCCCGACTGGAGCAGGTGGGCAACGACGCCCGCGAACTGCTTGGGCGTCTTGACGCCCGGTTCCCCGGCGGCGCTCCGGCGCAGGCGAAGGGGCTCCGAACGATCCTGCTGCAGCACTTCCTGGTGGATGCCAAGGGGCGGTTCAGGCCGCGCACGAAGCGCGACGGCCGGCCGCCCTCCCGGATTCAGATCGAGTCGCCGTATGAGACCGAGGCGCGCTGGACGCGCCGCGGCGACACCCGCTGGACCGGCTACCTCGTGCACGTGACCGAGACCTGCGACGAAAAGCGGATCAACGTCATCACCGACGTGGCCACCGTAGTCTCCAGCGCGGACAGCCAGGCGCTGCCCGGCATCCACGCCAGCCTCAGGCGGCTGCGCCTGCTGCCGGACCGGCACCTGGTCGACGGCGGCTACACCTCCGTGGCCGGCATGGACGCCGCCGCCTGCCTGCACCGCGTCGCTCTGATCGGGCCGCTTCCGCCCAGCACCACCCCGCAGCACCGGGCAGGCGACGGATTCGGCCGGGAGAACTTCATCATCGACTTCGACCAGCGCGAGGTAACCTGCCCCAACGGGCAGGCCAGCCGCAACTGGCAGGACCTGCCGGTGGCCGAGCCGACCAAGGTCACAGTCCGGTTCGACGCCCGCCAGTGCGGCCGCTGCCCCGAGCGGGCCATGTGCACTCCAGGCCCGTTTCGCAGCCTGTACTTTCCCACCCGCCGCCTGCACGAACTCCAGACCAAGAACCGCGCCGACCAGCAGGATGCGGACTGGCGCCGACTCTACGGGCGACGCTCGGGGGCCGAGGGCACCATCGAGGAGTTCACCAACGGCCACCGCGGACGCCGGTGCCGCTACCGCGGCCTGGCCAAGACGCACGTCCAGCACGTCCTGACCGCACTCGCGATCAACGTCGAGCGGCTGAGCCTTCAAGAACCCGCCGACGGCTCGTACCGGCCCCGCCCTCCCACAGCATTCCAGCAGTACCTCGACGCACGTGACTTACCCCGGCCGCTGTGGTGGCGCCAAGGGAAGTGA
- a CDS encoding LuxR C-terminal-related transcriptional regulator produces the protein MPAALTTFVGRGRNLAEVRSRLGTARLLTLTGVGGVGKTRLALEVAAASATDFADGVWLVDLAPVRDPSLAANAVASALGVPDLGTRPVIDQLAAFLAYRAPLIVLDNCEHLADACAELAHALLSASSGLRILTTSRTALGIYGEHVFAVPPLAPNDAVELLRDRATAVRPEFEVTDGNRAQVLRLCDDLDGLPLAIELAAARLRTLTVEETIIRLEDRFGLLASGSRVARPHQRTLRALIDWSHELCTPAEQLLWHRLSVFADDFGLDAAEDVCAGDGIDRDEVLDLLDRLVVQSIVLACEREGLPRYRLLSTIRQYGRERLAESGEEKLIRQRHHTFYLALAERIADGWHGPGQLKSLARLRAEHANLRAALNQGGDPQAALALASALRYLWGEGGFLGEGRRWLDQALAAAPEPGPARARALWVAAWVATLQRDHATAYRWVDEAAELGERLDDRVVCAHIQSLRGTLALFSGRLQEAVSLLEEAAAAHTETGEGIGAVYALIQMATAQSHLGDPRTTQTCRQALVLAEAHGERLAHAHALWTLGYDAWIRGDLTEAMDLLRTALEKEQGFNDYVRVGLMLEQLAWTTAAQGDREEAGRLLGAARALWQDIDTPVSTFGPHMVEQHAWCEEDVVRALGPAAYEKVLAEGGRHRGPDQAIAYALRPRPERVAPALAAATSPAPSPLTPRERDVAALVAKGMSNRQIASALGRSPRTVDGHVENILAKLGFGSRARIASWWTGNQAPTA, from the coding sequence ATGCCTGCCGCCCTGACCACGTTCGTGGGCAGGGGCCGGAACCTGGCCGAAGTCCGCAGCCGTCTGGGAACCGCGCGGCTGCTGACGCTCACCGGTGTGGGCGGGGTGGGCAAGACACGGCTGGCGCTGGAGGTGGCCGCGGCGTCGGCGACGGATTTCGCTGACGGGGTGTGGCTGGTGGATCTGGCGCCGGTACGGGACCCGTCGCTGGCGGCGAACGCGGTGGCGTCCGCGCTGGGCGTGCCGGACCTGGGCACCAGGCCGGTTATCGACCAGCTCGCCGCGTTCCTGGCCTACCGCGCTCCGCTGATCGTGCTGGACAACTGCGAGCACCTCGCCGACGCCTGTGCCGAGCTGGCGCATGCCCTGCTGTCGGCCTCCTCCGGCCTGCGCATTCTGACGACGAGCCGCACAGCGCTCGGAATCTACGGCGAGCACGTCTTCGCCGTGCCTCCCTTGGCGCCGAACGACGCGGTGGAACTGCTGCGGGACCGGGCCACCGCCGTACGCCCGGAGTTCGAGGTCACCGACGGCAACCGTGCCCAGGTCCTGCGGCTGTGCGATGACCTGGACGGGCTGCCGCTGGCCATCGAGCTGGCCGCGGCCCGGCTGCGGACCCTGACCGTGGAGGAGACGATCATCCGGTTGGAGGACCGCTTCGGGCTGCTCGCGAGCGGAAGCCGGGTCGCCCGGCCGCACCAGCGGACGCTACGCGCGCTGATCGACTGGAGCCACGAGCTGTGCACCCCTGCCGAGCAGCTGCTGTGGCACCGACTGTCGGTCTTCGCCGACGACTTCGGCCTGGACGCGGCCGAAGATGTGTGCGCGGGCGACGGCATCGACCGGGACGAGGTACTGGATCTCCTCGACCGGCTGGTCGTGCAGTCCATCGTCCTGGCCTGCGAGCGTGAGGGGCTGCCGCGGTACCGGCTGCTGTCAACCATCCGCCAGTACGGGCGGGAGCGGCTCGCCGAGTCCGGCGAGGAAAAGCTGATACGGCAACGGCACCACACGTTCTACCTGGCCCTCGCCGAGCGCATTGCCGACGGCTGGCACGGCCCCGGCCAACTGAAGAGCCTGGCCCGGCTGCGTGCCGAGCACGCCAACCTGCGCGCGGCGCTGAACCAGGGTGGAGACCCGCAGGCCGCCCTGGCGCTGGCTTCGGCGCTGCGTTACCTCTGGGGCGAGGGCGGATTCCTCGGTGAGGGTCGCCGCTGGCTCGACCAAGCACTCGCCGCCGCACCCGAACCCGGTCCGGCCCGGGCCAGGGCGTTGTGGGTCGCCGCCTGGGTCGCGACGCTGCAGCGCGATCACGCCACGGCGTACCGGTGGGTGGACGAGGCGGCGGAACTGGGCGAGCGGCTGGACGACCGCGTGGTGTGCGCCCATATCCAGAGCCTGCGTGGCACGTTGGCGTTGTTCAGCGGCAGGCTGCAGGAGGCCGTGTCCTTGTTGGAGGAAGCGGCGGCCGCTCACACCGAGACAGGCGAGGGCATCGGGGCGGTCTACGCGCTGATTCAGATGGCCACCGCCCAGTCCCACCTCGGGGATCCGCGCACCACTCAGACCTGCAGGCAGGCACTGGTCCTGGCCGAAGCGCACGGTGAGCGTCTGGCCCACGCGCACGCGCTGTGGACGCTCGGATACGACGCCTGGATACGCGGCGACCTCACGGAGGCCATGGATCTGCTGCGCACCGCGCTGGAGAAGGAGCAGGGCTTCAACGACTACGTCAGGGTGGGGCTGATGCTGGAGCAACTCGCCTGGACAACCGCCGCACAGGGTGACCGGGAGGAGGCGGGGCGACTGCTGGGTGCCGCGCGCGCCCTGTGGCAGGACATCGACACCCCCGTCTCGACGTTCGGCCCGCACATGGTCGAGCAGCACGCCTGGTGTGAGGAGGACGTCGTACGGGCCCTGGGGCCGGCGGCGTACGAGAAGGTTCTCGCGGAGGGCGGGCGCCACCGCGGCCCCGACCAGGCCATCGCCTACGCCCTGCGCCCCCGGCCCGAGCGGGTCGCCCCTGCCCTCGCGGCCGCCACGTCCCCCGCCCCGAGCCCGCTGACCCCCCGCGAGCGGGACGTGGCCGCGCTGGTGGCCAAGGGCATGAGCAACCGGCAGATCGCCTCGGCCCTCGGGCGCTCTCCACGCACGGTCGACGGCCACGTCGAGAACATCCTGGCCAAGCTCGGCTTCGGCTCCCGTGCCCGGATCGCGTCCTGGTGGACAGGGAACCAGGCACCCACAGCCTAG
- a CDS encoding pectinesterase family protein: MTTEQQGRLGRRSFLTSAITVAAGTMLAGGAVVAAAPRAAAATGAHVTWHITHETGTGNTSAMKTYAATLNAIRAAVSSHRERPDGGLPVSVTDEDGTAGYIAIDLYAEGRNDFVRVFMRRSDAYVMAFRTGTDNSGSVTWDRNWFTLEPGVNLPTGIRGEGGTVETRFEGLSNYNDLARQGATRDNLHIGTSSLSNAVLQLRNAVTRDAAGNITGTNTRPVAQSLLQIIVAFAEGSRFRRQAADTVAAFRYGQEVVINPTHIAHHNNWGVISVALLAGIVAVGVALSPELEIGGMVYATVAALAEAVMLAHHSDQHTKGRRTLGDGVTMLVVPDGTGDHWTVQEAINAAGSGETTIFIGKGTYHEVISVPSSKNWLRIQGVTGKASDVVIHNTRCNGMINPATGQKWGTQGSAVATFRPPNLVVKDLRIVNTFDRNAHPEISPYETQAVAVVAMGDRQVYDNVEIWSHQDTLYVKGVTPTTQARQFFVGCHIRGDVDFIFGNATAVIALSTIQCLSWPNGTILAPSTDNSKKYGILISSCTITTNGVPNDTMHLGRPWNNTEEAWPQAIVRSCDIQAGIKDAQPWTDMLPDQPWRLWGRFAEYQNFGPGAGFGSNSPQLTAVEAAEYTSQKYLAGSDGWDPITHGW; the protein is encoded by the coding sequence GTGACGACCGAACAACAGGGTCGCCTCGGCCGCAGGTCATTTCTCACCAGTGCCATCACTGTGGCGGCCGGCACCATGCTGGCCGGCGGCGCGGTGGTCGCCGCCGCACCCCGCGCCGCCGCCGCGACCGGCGCGCACGTCACCTGGCACATCACCCATGAGACCGGTACCGGAAACACCAGTGCCATGAAGACCTACGCCGCAACGCTCAACGCGATCAGGGCCGCGGTCAGCTCGCACCGGGAGAGGCCGGACGGTGGCCTCCCCGTCAGCGTCACCGATGAGGACGGGACGGCCGGGTACATCGCCATCGACCTGTACGCCGAGGGCAGGAACGACTTCGTCCGCGTGTTCATGCGCCGGTCGGACGCCTACGTCATGGCATTCAGGACCGGCACCGACAACAGCGGCAGTGTGACCTGGGACCGGAACTGGTTCACCCTCGAGCCCGGCGTGAACCTGCCGACAGGCATCCGGGGTGAGGGCGGGACCGTGGAGACCCGGTTCGAGGGGCTCTCGAATTACAACGACCTGGCGCGCCAGGGGGCCACCCGCGACAACTTGCACATCGGCACCAGCAGCCTCAGCAACGCCGTACTGCAGCTCCGTAACGCCGTTACCAGAGATGCCGCCGGCAACATCACCGGCACCAACACCAGGCCCGTGGCTCAGTCGCTCCTTCAGATCATCGTGGCATTCGCCGAAGGCTCCCGGTTCCGGCGGCAAGCCGCTGATACCGTCGCCGCCTTCCGCTACGGTCAAGAAGTCGTGATCAATCCGACGCACATAGCCCACCACAACAACTGGGGTGTGATCAGTGTCGCCCTCCTGGCCGGGATCGTCGCGGTCGGCGTCGCCCTCTCGCCCGAACTCGAGATCGGCGGAATGGTCTACGCCACCGTGGCAGCCCTCGCGGAGGCGGTCATGCTGGCTCACCACTCGGACCAGCACACCAAGGGCAGGCGGACCCTTGGTGACGGTGTCACGATGCTCGTGGTGCCCGACGGCACGGGCGACCACTGGACCGTGCAGGAGGCGATCAACGCCGCTGGCTCGGGCGAGACAACCATCTTCATCGGCAAGGGCACCTATCACGAGGTCATCAGCGTCCCGAGCAGCAAGAACTGGCTGAGGATCCAGGGTGTCACGGGCAAGGCATCGGATGTGGTCATCCACAACACCCGGTGCAACGGGATGATCAACCCTGCGACCGGCCAGAAGTGGGGCACCCAGGGCAGCGCCGTGGCCACCTTCAGGCCGCCCAACCTGGTCGTCAAAGACCTCAGGATCGTCAACACCTTCGACCGCAACGCGCACCCGGAGATCAGCCCGTACGAGACCCAGGCCGTGGCGGTCGTCGCCATGGGCGACCGACAGGTGTACGACAACGTCGAGATCTGGAGCCATCAGGACACCCTGTACGTCAAGGGGGTGACGCCCACGACCCAGGCCCGGCAGTTCTTCGTCGGCTGTCACATCCGGGGTGACGTGGACTTCATATTCGGTAACGCCACCGCAGTGATCGCCCTGTCCACGATCCAGTGTCTCTCGTGGCCCAACGGCACGATACTGGCGCCGAGCACCGACAACAGTAAGAAGTACGGGATCCTGATCAGCAGCTGCACGATCACCACCAACGGAGTACCGAACGACACGATGCACCTCGGTCGGCCGTGGAACAACACGGAGGAAGCATGGCCCCAGGCGATCGTGCGTAGCTGCGACATCCAGGCAGGCATCAAGGACGCGCAACCCTGGACTGACATGCTCCCCGACCAGCCCTGGCGGTTGTGGGGCCGCTTCGCGGAGTACCAGAACTTCGGCCCCGGAGCCGGCTTCGGCTCGAACTCACCGCAGCTGACAGCCGTCGAAGCCGCCGAGTACACCAGCCAGAAGTACCTGGCCGGCAGCGACGGATGGGACCCGATCACGCACGGGTGGTGA
- a CDS encoding ABC transporter permease produces MFRTALRNVLAHKARLLMTVLAVMLGVAFVSGTLVFTDSYANAYRNQDSKSYAHVDVEVAVNTDYSGEFPGINGKTLDEVSRLDGVAEAVGRVSGTAFVADKDGGLIGSASFSGGANFAPGKDGKDGLYEFTDGSGPNEAGQVALDKDSAEKGGYQVGDSVPVALKGPAKTYELSGIFTTENTSVAAGGSLVLFDTPVAQGLFLRSGVYESVTVTAAPGVSNTELAIAVGKVLPDYAVAQTGHELAGEVSGDASFVAGILLAFAGVALFVSVFLIANTFTMLAAQRTRELALLRAVGASRRQVTRSVLIEAMVVGAVASAAGLGLGAAMAAVATSTIDLGGGKIPDGPLVVTSTTVLVAVVIGVLVTMVAAWLPARRAAKIPPVAAIGSAHLPATTRSLLIRNVLGGIVTLLGAVVVVVGAGTGGSHGAMLVGFGALLAVTGVIVLIPLLSRPAIALVRPLLLRGFGVSGKLAGQNAVRSPRRTGATASGLAIGLTLVSALTVLLVTLGQAVDTMTTDIVKADYMVTDSGGGLDASTVAALRKAQGVTSVSQEQQGWVEIDGIQEDVSAVTPADFDKAFHLPVVSGSQDALAKGQIAVAEDLARSQGWRVGDTLPVEYEDSKSGKLTVGAIFESNIVVLPVVVSTAVTEPHADKTFISKIFVKTDGSTNEKTLTAVFAGNPTIKIGDRQDIRDEFSGYLNTGLNIMYGLLAISLVIAVLGVVNTLAMSVFERQREVGMLRAVGLDRRGVTRMIQLEAVVISLFGAVIGIGLGAFLGWAVGETTKADIPGYALVLPWGRLALFLLLAALVGLLAALWPARSAARLNMLTAIKTE; encoded by the coding sequence ATGTTCCGCACAGCGCTGCGCAACGTCCTTGCGCACAAGGCCAGACTGCTGATGACCGTGCTCGCCGTCATGCTCGGCGTCGCGTTTGTCTCCGGCACCCTGGTTTTCACCGACTCATACGCCAACGCCTACCGCAACCAGGATAGCAAGAGCTACGCCCATGTGGACGTCGAGGTCGCGGTGAACACCGACTACTCCGGCGAGTTCCCGGGCATCAATGGGAAGACGCTCGACGAGGTCTCCCGGCTCGACGGGGTCGCCGAGGCCGTCGGGCGGGTCTCCGGGACCGCCTTCGTCGCCGACAAGGACGGGGGGCTCATCGGCAGCGCCTCGTTCAGCGGGGGCGCCAACTTCGCGCCGGGGAAGGACGGCAAGGACGGGCTCTACGAGTTCACCGACGGCAGCGGGCCCAACGAGGCCGGCCAGGTCGCGCTGGACAAGGACTCGGCCGAGAAGGGCGGCTACCAGGTCGGCGACAGCGTTCCCGTCGCCCTCAAGGGCCCGGCGAAGACGTACGAGCTCTCCGGCATCTTCACCACCGAGAACACGTCGGTGGCCGCGGGCGGCAGCCTGGTGCTCTTCGACACGCCGGTCGCTCAGGGGCTCTTCCTCCGGTCGGGCGTCTATGAGTCCGTCACCGTCACCGCAGCCCCCGGCGTTTCGAACACCGAGCTTGCCATCGCCGTCGGCAAGGTGCTTCCGGATTACGCGGTGGCCCAGACCGGCCACGAACTGGCTGGCGAGGTGTCGGGAGACGCGTCGTTCGTCGCTGGGATCCTGCTCGCCTTCGCCGGTGTCGCGCTCTTCGTCAGCGTGTTCCTGATCGCCAACACCTTCACCATGCTGGCCGCCCAGCGCACCCGCGAACTCGCCCTGCTGCGCGCGGTCGGCGCCTCCCGCCGGCAGGTCACCCGGTCCGTACTGATCGAGGCGATGGTTGTCGGCGCGGTCGCCTCCGCCGCCGGGCTCGGGCTCGGCGCCGCCATGGCCGCCGTAGCGACTTCCACGATCGATCTCGGCGGTGGGAAGATCCCGGACGGGCCGCTGGTCGTCACGTCGACGACCGTCCTGGTCGCGGTCGTCATCGGGGTCCTGGTCACCATGGTGGCCGCCTGGCTGCCGGCCCGCCGCGCCGCGAAGATTCCACCCGTTGCGGCGATCGGCAGCGCACACCTGCCTGCCACCACCAGGTCCCTGCTGATACGGAACGTGCTTGGCGGCATCGTCACGCTCCTCGGCGCGGTGGTCGTCGTCGTGGGCGCCGGGACCGGTGGCTCCCATGGCGCGATGCTCGTCGGGTTCGGTGCTCTCCTCGCGGTGACCGGTGTCATCGTGCTGATCCCCTTGCTGTCCCGGCCTGCGATCGCGCTCGTCCGGCCACTGCTGCTACGCGGCTTCGGAGTCTCCGGCAAACTCGCGGGCCAGAACGCCGTACGCAGCCCGCGCCGCACCGGCGCCACCGCCTCTGGACTGGCCATCGGGCTCACGCTTGTCAGCGCTCTGACCGTGCTCCTTGTCACCCTCGGCCAGGCTGTCGACACGATGACCACTGACATCGTCAAGGCGGACTACATGGTCACCGACAGCGGCGGCGGACTGGACGCCTCGACGGTCGCCGCGCTGCGCAAGGCTCAGGGCGTTACGTCGGTGTCCCAGGAGCAGCAAGGGTGGGTGGAGATCGACGGCATTCAGGAGGATGTCTCCGCTGTCACCCCGGCGGACTTCGACAAGGCCTTCCACCTTCCGGTGGTTTCGGGCTCGCAGGACGCGCTTGCGAAGGGGCAGATCGCCGTCGCCGAGGACCTCGCGCGGTCGCAGGGCTGGAGGGTGGGGGACACCTTGCCCGTGGAGTACGAAGACTCCAAGAGCGGTAAGTTGACCGTCGGGGCCATTTTCGAGAGCAACATCGTGGTCCTGCCGGTCGTCGTCTCCACAGCCGTGACAGAACCGCACGCAGACAAGACGTTCATCTCGAAGATTTTCGTCAAGACGGACGGCAGCACGAACGAGAAGACACTCACCGCTGTCTTCGCCGGGAACCCAACGATCAAGATCGGCGACCGGCAGGACATCCGCGACGAGTTCAGCGGGTACCTCAACACCGGACTGAACATCATGTACGGGCTGCTCGCGATCTCCCTGGTCATCGCGGTGCTGGGAGTGGTGAACACCCTCGCGATGTCGGTCTTCGAACGGCAGCGCGAGGTCGGCATGCTGCGAGCCGTCGGACTCGACCGGCGGGGCGTGACCCGGATGATCCAGCTGGAGGCCGTGGTCATCTCCCTCTTCGGTGCGGTGATCGGCATCGGGCTCGGTGCCTTCCTGGGCTGGGCCGTCGGCGAGACCACGAAGGCGGACATCCCCGGATACGCGCTGGTGCTGCCGTGGGGCCGGCTCGCGCTCTTCCTGCTGCTGGCAGCGCTGGTCGGCCTGCTGGCCGCCCTGTGGCCTGCCCGCAGCGCGGCCCGGCTGAACATGCTCACCGCCATCAAGACAGAGTAG
- a CDS encoding ABC transporter ATP-binding protein: MEKSSAGLGLDFRVHVPSLAVSGRLCGLRPVLPLPSIGVVPVTTASPTAPRTAVPTVAARATELSKVYGQGETQVVALDQVSVGFGQSQLTAIMGPSGSGKSTLMHCVAGLDSFTSGSVRIGDIELGSLTDRQLTALRRDKVGFIFQAFNLLPTLTALENITLPMDIAGRTPDEQWLETMIRMVGLSGRLSHRPAQLSGGQQQRVAVARALASKPDIVFGDEPTGNLDSRAGAEVLGFLRDSVRELGQTVVMVTHDPVAASYADRVIFLADGRIVDEMYEPTADRVLDLMKAFDTKFRTS, encoded by the coding sequence ATGGAGAAGTCCTCAGCGGGGTTGGGCCTCGACTTCCGCGTCCACGTGCCGTCTCTGGCTGTCTCTGGTCGTCTGTGCGGCCTGCGCCCCGTGCTGCCTCTGCCGTCGATCGGAGTAGTCCCCGTGACCACCGCCTCGCCCACCGCCCCCCGCACCGCCGTCCCCACCGTGGCCGCCCGCGCCACGGAGCTTTCCAAGGTCTATGGACAGGGTGAGACTCAGGTGGTGGCCCTCGATCAGGTCAGTGTCGGCTTCGGGCAGTCCCAGCTCACCGCGATCATGGGGCCCTCCGGGTCCGGCAAGTCCACGCTGATGCACTGCGTGGCAGGACTGGACAGCTTCACCTCCGGATCGGTCCGGATCGGTGACATCGAGCTGGGGTCCCTGACGGACCGGCAGCTCACCGCACTCCGCCGTGACAAGGTCGGCTTCATCTTCCAGGCGTTCAATCTGCTGCCGACGCTCACCGCGCTGGAGAACATCACGCTTCCCATGGACATCGCGGGCCGGACGCCGGACGAGCAGTGGCTGGAGACCATGATCCGGATGGTGGGCCTGTCCGGCCGGCTCAGCCACCGTCCCGCCCAGCTCTCCGGTGGTCAGCAGCAGCGTGTCGCCGTGGCCCGGGCCCTCGCGTCCAAGCCGGACATCGTCTTCGGGGACGAGCCGACGGGGAACCTGGACTCGCGTGCTGGTGCTGAGGTTCTCGGGTTTCTGCGTGACTCCGTAAGGGAGTTGGGACAGACCGTCGTCATGGTCACTCATGATCCGGTCGCCGCCTCCTACGCGGACCGGGTGATCTTCCTCGCCGACGGCCGGATCGTCGACGAGATGTACGAACCCACGGCGGACAGGGTCCTCGACCTCATGAAGGCCTTCGACACCAAGTTCCGAACGAGCTGA
- a CDS encoding DUF4307 domain-containing protein produces MSTTSTRPPERRFGRSTDESADRTLKVVGSVLGTVLLVSVGWFAYHHVAQDKISGEVITFKSTHDAVKVHLEVRKDAGATGYCTLRSQSADHTEVGRADFRFGGPARRIDKVVTLRTMSPGTTAELLGCHAD; encoded by the coding sequence ATGAGTACGACGAGCACGCGGCCGCCCGAGCGCCGCTTCGGCCGCTCCACGGACGAAAGCGCCGACCGCACGCTCAAGGTCGTCGGCAGTGTGCTGGGCACGGTGCTGCTCGTCTCGGTCGGCTGGTTCGCATACCATCACGTCGCACAGGACAAGATCAGCGGCGAGGTCATCACCTTCAAGTCCACGCACGACGCGGTCAAGGTCCATCTGGAGGTACGCAAGGACGCGGGCGCCACCGGCTACTGCACGCTGCGCTCTCAGTCGGCGGACCACACCGAGGTAGGTCGCGCGGACTTCCGGTTCGGCGGGCCGGCCAGGCGTATCGACAAGGTCGTCACGCTGCGCACGATGTCCCCGGGTACCACGGCGGAGCTCCTGGGCTGTCATGCTGACTGA
- a CDS encoding tyrosine-type recombinase/integrase, with protein sequence MAQEAVEQGDGQARTHCALWGKCTRYRVKGIPGVRDRSFDTVADAKAWLAETQTDTRRGDFVDARDGAISLREYVEKHWRPSQLHPAQTLESMKYRIWGQVLPQLGELALKDIGVAELRKWSADVQRAVASSTAYVAWVYLKAIMQAAMEDKRLYRNPCKGSSSIKPPKEPERKARAWQQDRVDAVRETLADRYQITVDLGVGCGLRQGEVFGFSPDDVHDGFVHVERQILMYKSQLYFGPPKGGKERDAPLPQALAKRILTHQEHFEPIEVTLPWLDPEEPDLAREDRRKVTVRLLVYTGRRGAINRTTWNTKAWKPALAEAGVIPPLPKRQPGEKPSRVWEPSRKHGFHVLRHTYASVMLEAGESIVSLAKWLGHSDPAFTLRTYTHFMPQAGARGLSAIEAWFTDSAESP encoded by the coding sequence GTGGCTCAAGAAGCGGTCGAACAAGGAGACGGGCAAGCACGAACGCACTGCGCGCTGTGGGGCAAGTGCACGCGCTATCGCGTCAAGGGGATACCGGGGGTCCGCGACCGGTCATTCGACACGGTTGCGGACGCCAAGGCGTGGCTGGCCGAGACGCAGACCGACACTCGGCGAGGAGATTTCGTCGACGCGCGCGATGGTGCGATCAGCCTTCGTGAGTACGTCGAGAAGCACTGGCGGCCCTCCCAGTTGCATCCCGCTCAGACGTTGGAAAGCATGAAATACCGAATCTGGGGGCAAGTGCTGCCGCAGCTCGGGGAGTTGGCGCTCAAGGACATCGGCGTCGCGGAGCTGCGCAAGTGGTCGGCCGATGTGCAGCGCGCGGTGGCATCGAGCACGGCCTACGTCGCATGGGTGTACCTGAAAGCGATCATGCAGGCCGCGATGGAGGACAAGCGGCTGTACCGCAACCCGTGCAAGGGCAGCAGCTCGATCAAGCCACCGAAGGAGCCGGAACGCAAGGCTCGCGCCTGGCAGCAGGATCGCGTCGACGCCGTACGGGAGACGCTGGCCGACCGGTACCAGATCACGGTCGACCTCGGGGTTGGGTGCGGACTCCGGCAGGGTGAGGTGTTCGGCTTCAGCCCAGACGATGTCCACGACGGCTTCGTGCACGTGGAGCGGCAGATCCTCATGTACAAGTCGCAGCTGTACTTCGGTCCGCCCAAAGGCGGCAAGGAACGCGACGCGCCTCTGCCCCAGGCGCTCGCGAAGCGTATCCTCACGCATCAGGAGCATTTCGAACCGATCGAAGTGACCCTGCCATGGCTGGATCCCGAGGAGCCCGACCTTGCACGCGAGGACCGGCGCAAGGTGACGGTCCGGCTACTCGTCTACACAGGGCGGCGTGGCGCGATCAACCGCACCACCTGGAACACCAAGGCATGGAAGCCCGCGCTCGCCGAGGCGGGAGTCATCCCGCCGCTGCCCAAGCGGCAGCCGGGCGAGAAGCCGTCGCGCGTCTGGGAGCCCAGCCGCAAGCACGGTTTCCACGTCTTGCGTCATACGTACGCCTCGGTGATGCTCGAAGCCGGTGAGTCGATCGTCTCGCTCGCGAAGTGGCTGGGGCACTCCGACCCGGCGTTCACGCTTCGGACGTACACGCACTTCATGCCGCAGGCCGGCGCGCGTGGGCTGTCAGCCATCGAGGCGTGGTTCACGGACTCGGCCGAAAGTCCCTGA